DNA sequence from the Vicia villosa cultivar HV-30 ecotype Madison, WI linkage group LG3, Vvil1.0, whole genome shotgun sequence genome:
ttataaaaataatagaagattTGATTTGGCCTCATAATTGAATATCAAAATACCACATAATCATTCCAAAATCATGGCAAGATAGATGGGGACAAAAATAGAATAATTTGAACaaaatttgaatcaaatctttttcaaatttcattcaatcaatcaacttatttTGTGATCATGTCTCTACCCTAATTGTGACCAATATAAATACCATATGATATACTCAAGATGTGGAGACGAAAATAAGGAGAAGAGCTAGGGTTTGTCAAGAACAAAATTTTCAAAGACTAGGGCACGGGCAAAGAGCAagattcagaaggattcaaggcCAACTAATTACTTCACTCGACCCCTGAGGCATTACACGGTAAGGTAGGATCATAAGTTAAGCCTGTTTATGCTTGTAACGTAGAGATCACGTTCTTCGCATGTATGTACGTTGTAGCTTTCATATACCGTATTTCACCATGTTTTAACGTAAACTAACGATCCTAACAAGCTTCTGAGATTAATTAGAGCCGATCCAACGTAACATATTGGAGCTTTAGGCTAGAAACTGTAATTCAccattgttgagagtctggaccTGCAAAGCTTCGAAGCCTATGTTCTAGGGCGTTTCACGCAAAAGAGGCGCCATATTTGAATTCAGGGATGAATTTTATGTAAATCTGGGTTCTTGGTTTTAATGATTAATGCGTTTTCTTGTAGTTGATAAATTGCAGGTTATTAGCTACGAACGTTTTGCAGAAACTCGTAGCCAATCTGAAGCTACTTTCGTAGCtattttgtaatgtttttgaTGCAGGGTGGAAGGAAGAAGATGGTATGCGTGTCACGATAATATTGGCCGGTCAAAAAGCttaccctctctctctctctcagaaTGATCACGCGCGGAGACCGTTGAATGGCTGGTCAACGCGTTGGCGCACCTCTCTCATGCTCTCATTTGTTCTTCCCATAGCCAGTGGGTCCCAGTTTGACTAGTGTGTtggaaatataatttaaaatgtgTTTTATTATATAATGATTGTTGATGAAATATATAACGAATTAACTGTGCAGCGCGCTTGGTAAAGGCAATATATATATGACATCTGAAACCTGGGTTCGAGCCAGACCCAGgtaatttatttttaacaaaGTGCTCACTTTCAGATCCCATGCTCATGCTTTCATATCCATACGGTGCTCCCTCAGATCCCCACCATCAAATCCCTTCAGCATTCAAATCGTACGCCCAAGAAACTACAGTTCCACCATGGTCCATCATGAAGCCTCCACACAGGATCCAGAGCTAAGATTTCTAAACTTTTTTTATGTATAATTAATTGCATTTTTCTTATATcaattgttttaataattataaatcattattagttattttctttttttctaaaaaatcatataaataaataaagataatataattatgatatttaatcgAATGTTcaacttttttttacaaaataacttttaattgttatttaaatattaaaattatttgttttacataattctttttttcaaattaggatttaggtttttacTAGATTAATTTTGGTATAATTTTAAACCTTAGTCCGTAGGTTTTAACCTTAGGATTTCTTTGACCTTTGCCCCCTAACTCTAAGAATCTCCttctggtaggtgttgcccattaaccctggtCTAGATTTTTACCTGTTTAttatattaaccatggttaagatcGCTAATACACTAATATTTTTTCTTCTccgtgcctaattttcagggttaaccaagatcctccgactacggccatatcagatcaaaagctaagtccctgattttattattattattatttattaatttattttttgcctcataaaataaattagggcttactttcaaatgtcaatgaactcctcctacactcaccctttgttgtttacttttccttttccaattttcagggtttaacCAACTAATCAAAGCtcaaatgttcggtaaccctaaaacttgttctcttttattttaattattacttgtgtcagacTTATTGCGCTGTTGGGGTTTCTGTTCTTATTGCTTTTTCTCCCCCATCCCCAtggcttattatgtaactgttcctggactgtattgtgtggccttgaaggcacttaacattgtttatattattgcgtggttagtaattctagggagtgataacttattaattgaatgtagaatcattaaattttacaagataattattcgaattaatcacgtgattgtgcacccacacaccttttggggtaacctcttttgttgcctgttgcctgttgcctgttgccttgtttccttgtgtttttcagtgcagaatagccaagtccctcgaatacgaggacgcctcagcaatgttgccctcagttcattcagatcataagtcccaatgatgctgccttcgattcgctaatatgatctcgtccctcgaagttgtctacgaaatgctgaggtgtcctctggttgcctaaataATGATGGTTATTCTGATCTTTCCCTTTGACTACATGCCCTCTCTACggcagggacagttttatggcgaacgatatctcgatgacccttaacatccaattgaaagacttcctgccctctcatggtatggatagaccctttcccattaaaagctaaaagaacatttttcaaaatttagggtagttgctactaattgcttgctctaaattcaaaatctttttcccactcttttcaaaatcaaattcaaaaagactacgcttatttacaagctaaagttcttcttcgaaatcttttcttattcacacacgacacttcaaacatttcaaacaatttaaaagtgagctaagcaattaagagcccatggataaccatggatgcaaaaggtgctttacacctttcctttgtataacttacccccccgaactcaaagtcttttaaaaaggtttttttcctgttcttttaacctttctaaaattggataaaataaaagtcggtggcgactcatgctatccgcaacatttcaaataaagtcagttcaccgtattacactataTATGAAACGAATACAaacttttaattttatcatattttatttcaatttaattatttattaaaactatttcattcaatttttttattcaattaaaaaaatgtgAGACAAAAAGGCAatacataaataaacataaattatttGTGCAATATATAAAATTAAGAAAGCAATACATAAAATAGGATAAGAGTGTAACTTATATAGGAACATAAATTATTTTTGCATTATATGAAAGTAAAATGGCAAtgcattttatttgattaatctaatttattaaataaaatgagaGTACAAATACTCTACATTATTATAGCATAAAGGAGTATTGCCTATATCTCATAACCAGACATTAAATTCCAGCAAAATCTTCAAATGCTCCCAATTTAGTACCAAcagttttaataaaattgatgaaATCTTCATACGTGAATGTCTTGTAACGGAGAGGATGATCTTCATCTACTAACTCAGAGGGCACCTTAATGATTGTTTCTTCCTTTGGAagtgaaaaaagaataaatacatATCTGTCTTTGTTTCCTCTTATCGCCACTCTATGTATTGGTGCTTCAAATCTTCCATTACTCCATACCTATATATTAATCATTataatcataacaaaaataatttaatttaattacttataaataaatgtatagatAGTTATATGTTACCTGCAACATTTCACCAACCATTACAACAAAACCATTTGGAGGAACATTTACGTTAACCCAATTGCCTGATTTCTGTAGAAGTTGTAGACCTTGGACTTCATTCTCACTTATGAAGGTAAGAGTGGATTTGTCAGTGTGAGGCACAAAAGTAATAGCAGAATCAGTTGTTTCTTTAGGGAGTGGATACTTTGTTAGCCGTGTATCATTACCTCTACACAACTCTTCAACTTCTGAAATGTAATTTTTTGGAAGGCCAAAGCCCTCCACAACCATCTTTAGGATAATTGAGCTTAATTTTCGTGCTTCTGAGCTAAATGAAAGTAGTGCCTCACTGCATATACATAATTTATTATACTTCATTTTATtaccaaataataaaatattttaaaacaaaattatcaaAGTAAGCTAAAAAATTAACAAAGTAAAACAATTAATTACCAAAAATTTGGATTTCCTTCAGGCCACATGAGCTTAGTGAAACTTCGAGTCTCATTTGGATCAAAAGTATCATCAATACCGAATGTTTGACTATTAGGAAGGGCAGCGCTCTTGGACGAATAGCCCCTATAAACTCTTTTTCCAGTGAACTTCGTCTTTGTCTCCTCAGGTAGATCAAACAAAGATTTAATGCCCGTGAACATTTCATTTTGTAATTCTTTCGGTATTTCATCACATCTTAAGAGAAACATACCATGACTCTCAAATGCTTCTCTCACTTTCTTACTCATTTCTTTCCATCCTTGACCTCCTTCTTCTAATGTAATTCCAGTGCTCTTACGAAAATCTAAAATTGGGACTCCACTCTCAGTATccatttttctttcttctctttttcttttgtactatatttcgtTATGTGAATTGTATTTGTCTTAACCAatattatgatatatatatatatatatatatatatatatatatatatatatatatatatatatatatatatatatatatatatatatatataaaagccaTTTTAAAATGTTACAAATATGTCTTTTTATACATTGAACATAATAATGTTTTTAAGATATATTCTACATCTACTTTTATACCAAATGTCACTTTTCTTATAATAAAGAATTTTGTTTTGATCGGAAAAAATAAATTAGAGAATTgcataaaaacattttaaaaagttaCAAATATGTTTTTTCATACATTGAACATAATAATGTCTTCAAGATATATTCTACATCTAATTATATGCCAAATTTCACTTTTCTTATTTCAGACATATTACCATTTAATTGTAAATAGATGAAAGAGAATAATAATTTTACTAAATAATTAAACTCAGTGATTTtgaccaatatatatatatatatatatatatatatatatatatatatatatatatatatatatatatatatatatatatatatatatatatatatatatatatatatatatatatatata
Encoded proteins:
- the LOC131655093 gene encoding 2-oxoglutarate-dependent dioxygenase AOP3-like, whose translation is MDTESGVPILDFRKSTGITLEEGGQGWKEMSKKVREAFESHGMFLLRCDEIPKELQNEMFTGIKSLFDLPEETKTKFTGKRVYRGYSSKSAALPNSQTFGIDDTFDPNETRSFTKLMWPEGNPNFCEALLSFSSEARKLSSIILKMVVEGFGLPKNYISEVEELCRGNDTRLTKYPLPKETTDSAITFVPHTDKSTLTFISENEVQGLQLLQKSGNWVNVNVPPNGFVVMVGEMLQVWSNGRFEAPIHRVAIRGNKDRYVFILFSLPKEETIIKVPSELVDEDHPLRYKTFTYEDFINFIKTVGTKLGAFEDFAGI